Genomic segment of Salvia hispanica cultivar TCC Black 2014 chromosome 2, UniMelb_Shisp_WGS_1.0, whole genome shotgun sequence:
CGGTACACACTCCTTGACACAAATGGGATGAAGATACACATGCTTAAATCTGGTGGCCGGTGTTTTTGCATTGCCAATCATTTTAACCTTTTGTAGATTTAATCCTTTGTGATTTGTTTGtgtaatcaaaatataatgtttgtTCGTGATGATGCAATCTGTGGCTGCAATAGGTTATCTCAAAATTAACGGATGGGAAATCAATGCATGTCCCTTATAGAGACTCCAAATTGACGAGGCTTCTCCAGTCCTCACTCAGTGGCCAAGGACGTGTATCTGTAAGAGTTCAAGCCTGTATATCTGTTGTAAATTGATATCTGTTTTGTCTATCTTAATGATTCTAGCAAAGTAGCAATAGATGTCTTGTTGTTCTAATTTGAAGGGTGTAATCTTCTGGACTGCAAAGATTTAGCTAAATTAATCTGGCGACCACTTTTAATTGGTTCTgtcagaagaaaaaaaatagtctcatctTACACATGTTCGATTCAGCTGATTTGCAATATTACTCCCTCGTCAAGCAATTCTGAGGAGACACATAACACATTGAAGTTTGCGCATCGAGCaaaacatattgaaattcaagCAGCGCAAAACAAGGTATGTTCAGTATAGATATCACATTGTAACacctttttaaaattgtcCCATTGAAGCAATCCTGTGATCGTGCAGATAATCGATGAgaaatcattaattaagaaGTACCAATACGAAATCCGCTGTTTGAAGGAAGAACTGGAACAACTGAAAAGAGGCATAATCACAGTTCCACAAATAAAAGACAGTGCAGAAGGTGATATTATGCTTCTGAAACAAAAGGTGATTCTCTATGCCCAAGGTTGATCAGGAATAATCTTAGTTTTAcagaatatttttgttatatcgACTGATGGCTACATGTTATGGTGGTTTGGCCCCTACAGCTAGAAGATGGTCAAGTGCGATTGCAGTCAAGACtggaacaagaagaagaagctaaAGCTGCATTAATGAGCAGAATACAAAGGCTGACTAAATTGATTCTTGTATCTACCAAAACTTCCCAATCACCTAAATTTTCTCAACGATCAGGACCAAGAAGAAGACATTcctttggagaagaagaggtTTTATGTACCTTCCGCATTCCTTTCTTTCCATCATCTGGGAATGTGGGTGGGTGATTAGAACTTATGTCATTCCATGATAAAGTGTTCCTTTGTTTTGATGTTACAGCTGGCTTATCTTCCACACAGACGACGTGATCTTGTCCTGGATGATGAAAGTGTGGATACGTATGTTCCTCTTGATAGTAGTGCCGAGACTGTGgatgaaaaattgagagaagagaaaagGACCAAGAAGACTGGATTGCTTAGTTGGTTAAAACCTCGGGTGTGTGAGATACCATTTACTTATAAGAAATGTTGCTTTTTGACTGAGTCACTGACCTTGCTTTGTACATGGATCACTACTCACTAGAAACGTGATAGTGGCATAGGAGCCTTGGCAAGCTCTAGCGACAAGTCAAGTGGCGTCAAGTCAACAAGTAGTCCTTCAACACCTCAAGCTGATAGCACAAATAGTCACATGGAAGCCAGACATTCACATTCTTTACCCTCAGATAACACTCCTGTTGATCAAATATCTGATATGAAGCATACTGAAGAAGTGTTTGAACCTGATGATACATATCTGGGGCAAGAGACTTCACTGGTATGCCATAAAGAACTGCTGTTTGTTCTCTGTGAACTCTGcttatttaattctaatgaCAGTTTAAAACAGCTCATATCTCTGATATTGTGCGGTCAACTTGCAATCCTcttcatttgttttataattttatatgtggTGCGACATTGATCAACTTTTGGATTGCCTTCTTTTCCATTGTATACTTCTTATCAGGGCATTGTGAAGACTATGGATGAAATTGACTTACTGAGTGAGCAGCAAAAAATTTTGTCGGGTGAAGTGGGACTGCACATGAGTGCCTTAAAACGATTGTCAGAGGAGGCTGCTCAAAATCCTAAGAATGAACATCTCCATGTAACTTTCTTGAACCTGTATTATTATGTTTAAAATTCACTTTGGACATCCATCCTAGAGTATATCTggtatattttctatttcaggCGGagataagaaatttaaaagaagaatttcaccaAAAAAGCAATCAGATTGCTTCACTGCAGCAGCAAATTGACTCCGTCATTCCTTATGCTGGACAGGACAAACTGGAGGAATCGCTGgtattttaagattttatcaattttagaCACTTCTGTAGTACTTTAACTCATGTGTGTATAGTAACTATTATTTCACAATTCACACTGCAGTCGGTAGCTGATGTGGTGACGCAGTTAAATGAGAAGGCACTTGAACTTGAGGTAATTAATTGTATATGTGAGCTCTAACTATCTGCAACACTGCTGAAAATAGTTAGCTTGTCATAATACAAACTAAACGAAGTCAAATCTCCTCTTTATGGGAATATTACagcatttattaatttatttggataGGAGTGGTCTGGTCCCTATTTCTCAAAGTCTTTGACTGTAGTAATTATAAGGAAGCTGGATTTGCCCTGTCGATTTAATCGAAACACTCACTATGTTAATCATTTTATGATGTTTTCACCAAAATTTATGCACATCAACTTGTTTCCAGGTCAAAACTGCAGACAATCGGGTTATCCAAGATCAACTGAACCATAAGGTGCTAAACTGGTCCATCATATTTAGAAGACAGTCTTACATCATTTGATTGAAATGTGAGagatatttttctttcctttttcgttTTAATCAGATTGCTGAGTGTGAAGAGTTGAAAGAGACTATTGTCTCATTGAGAGAACAGCTATCCGATGTCGTTGAACAGAGAAACTTAATCCCATTGACCGGTCCTTTGCAAGGCTTTTCTGAAAGCGGAAACCTGCATATGGGATATCAAATTGGTAGAGAAAATTCAGTGCCGAGGGATTCAAATGGCACGTTGGTTCTACAAGCTCAGGTTCCAATCTTTCTTTTCCCTTCCGGCCTTCCCTGAACtatcaattaatataatataagatACTCCATACTAATCTTGTGCTATTCTTTCACATCTCTTAGGCAAGTAGGATTGAAGaactagaaaataaattagctGAACTGACAGCGTCAAGGGAAGATCTAGAACAACGGAACCAGAAACTTGCAGAGGAGAGTTCATATGCAAAGGGATTAGCATCAGCTGCAGCAGTAGAGCTGAAGGCGCTTTCTGAAGAAGTTGCCAAGCTCATGAACCACAATGGAAGATTAGCGGCCGAGCTGGAAGCACAAAAGAAGGTACCAGCTCAGAGACGTACTGCCATTCCCAACAGGAACGGCCGGAAGGATGGTTTTAGCAAAAAACCTGATCC
This window contains:
- the LOC125205367 gene encoding kinesin-like protein KIN-7K, chloroplastic; protein product: MAYRQGLTLKKPSQRATANNNSSASSTTSSSRQFPEPSIDCLSSPASSSARSKPQYTYSESVLDVERSKENVTVTVRFRPLSPREIRQGEEIAWYADGETIVRNEHNPSIAYAYDRVFGPTTTTRHVYDVAAQHVVNGAMEGINGTMFAYGVTSSGKTHTMHGDQRSPGIIPLAVKDAFSIIQETPTREFLLRVSYLEIYNEVVNDLLNPAGQNLRIREDAQGTFVEGVKDEVILSPAHALSLIAAGEEHRHVGSTNFNLQSSRSHTIFTLTIESSPCGEYSEGEAVTLSQLNLIDLAGSESSKAETTGLRRKEGSYINKSLLTLGTVISKLTDGKSMHVPYRDSKLTRLLQSSLSGQGRVSLICNITPSSSNSEETHNTLKFAHRAKHIEIQAAQNKIIDEKSLIKKYQYEIRCLKEELEQLKRGIITVPQIKDSAEGDIMLLKQKLEDGQVRLQSRLEQEEEAKAALMSRIQRLTKLILVSTKTSQSPKFSQRSGPRRRHSFGEEELAYLPHRRRDLVLDDESVDTYVPLDSSAETVDEKLREEKRTKKTGLLSWLKPRKRDSGIGALASSSDKSSGVKSTSSPSTPQADSTNSHMEARHSHSLPSDNTPVDQISDMKHTEEVFEPDDTYLGQETSLGIVKTMDEIDLLSEQQKILSGEVGLHMSALKRLSEEAAQNPKNEHLHAEIRNLKEEFHQKSNQIASLQQQIDSVIPYAGQDKLEESLSVADVVTQLNEKALELEVKTADNRVIQDQLNHKIAECEELKETIVSLREQLSDVVEQRNLIPLTGPLQGFSESGNLHMGYQIGRENSVPRDSNGTLVLQAQASRIEELENKLAELTASREDLEQRNQKLAEESSYAKGLASAAAVELKALSEEVAKLMNHNGRLAAELEAQKKVPAQRRTAIPNRNGRKDGFSKKPDPAVLALEMKKELTVSREREHSLEAVLAEKDQHEVELQRKVEESKQREAYLENELANMWILVAKLKKSQGAENDESSRESLKIDDS